Proteins from a single region of candidate division KSB1 bacterium:
- a CDS encoding biotin--[acetyl-CoA-carboxylase] ligase, whose translation MSRRTEKPFWDPEELRAQFNTTLLGKRLIVFNRITSTNDFLKRLARRGAEAGTLVLADQQTAGRGRLGRPWQSPPGVGLWLSFILRPTVPLALIGALPLAISVVVAETLSTISGEAFTVKWPNDILWQQRKICGILCEAQISPMTGSNRLDYVIAGIGININQQPKDFNLEWRTPAVSLAMIAGRLLDRQKIFVELVRQLDKDLFGNLSQNIPTLLLRWRSRCSDLGKRLHLCHAQETVAGIFEDIGAGGELILLLPDGEHKAYSAGEVSVAT comes from the coding sequence ATGTCTCGTCGAACCGAAAAACCTTTTTGGGATCCTGAAGAATTGCGGGCTCAATTCAATACCACCCTGCTCGGCAAACGGTTGATCGTTTTCAATCGCATCACTTCGACGAATGATTTTCTCAAGCGTTTGGCGCGGCGCGGCGCGGAAGCGGGAACGCTGGTGTTGGCCGATCAACAAACCGCCGGGCGCGGCCGTTTGGGCCGGCCCTGGCAATCGCCGCCCGGCGTTGGTTTGTGGCTGTCGTTCATTCTGCGCCCGACCGTGCCGCTCGCGCTCATCGGCGCCTTGCCGCTGGCAATTTCTGTTGTTGTCGCAGAAACTTTGTCCACAATTTCGGGCGAAGCATTCACGGTCAAATGGCCGAACGACATTCTCTGGCAGCAGCGTAAAATTTGCGGCATTCTCTGCGAAGCGCAAATCTCGCCAATGACCGGCTCCAACCGACTGGATTACGTCATCGCCGGAATTGGCATCAACATCAATCAACAACCGAAAGATTTTAATCTGGAGTGGCGAACTCCGGCTGTCTCGCTGGCGATGATTGCCGGTCGTTTGCTCGACCGGCAGAAAATATTTGTCGAGCTCGTGCGCCAGCTTGACAAAGATTTGTTTGGAAATTTGTCGCAAAATATTCCAACACTGTTATTGCGCTGGCGTTCACGTTGTTCTGATTTGGGGAAAAGACTGCACTTGTGCCACGCACAGGAAACCGTGGCGGGGATATTTGAAGATATTGGAGCGGGAGGAGAGTTGATTTTGCTTTTGCCCGATGGAGAGCACAAAGCTTATTCGGCAGGCGAAGTGTCTGTGGCGACATAG
- a CDS encoding IS110 family transposase produces the protein MYYTGLDAHPKRSQLQHIDEDGALGLCMNIPTTPEGFNRFLDKLNGPTRITFEASCCYWWLHEYFKNHPKVAGVNVVDPRRSRKLSEELSVQRGYGRAKNDRIDTEMMAEQDRLGLAPTIHVPTAEQLKMRTLNRHRFILVFEKTTASNRIYGLLSMHGVFIVISKFVDDSDYRNQILQPLPPDVQFIVQNFVVQVHGFEKQIQSCEDELDKVLPLSHPDIKLLMTIPGFGPVLSRIVKTEILDIHNFRVPKYLISYSGLAPIDQESAGKKGVIKLNRHCNYYLKYAFTEAAHNARNHPHYKRKYDYDVKKHGKIIAKLNLARRFAKTVFWMLVRQQPYKF, from the coding sequence ATGTATTACACCGGTTTAGACGCACACCCCAAGAGGTCACAGTTGCAGCATATCGATGAAGATGGTGCTCTGGGTCTGTGCATGAACATTCCCACAACTCCTGAAGGCTTCAACCGCTTTCTGGACAAGTTAAATGGGCCGACCCGAATTACGTTTGAGGCCAGCTGTTGTTATTGGTGGCTCCATGAATATTTTAAGAACCACCCAAAAGTTGCTGGCGTCAACGTTGTTGACCCACGTCGGAGTCGTAAACTTTCTGAGGAATTATCTGTCCAGCGTGGCTATGGCCGCGCCAAAAATGATCGGATCGACACCGAGATGATGGCTGAGCAAGATCGGCTCGGTTTAGCGCCAACGATCCATGTCCCCACGGCTGAACAGTTGAAAATGAGGACTTTGAATCGACATCGCTTTATTTTGGTTTTCGAGAAAACTACCGCTTCCAATCGCATTTACGGGCTTTTGAGTATGCATGGTGTCTTTATAGTGATATCGAAATTTGTTGATGACAGCGATTACCGGAACCAGATTTTGCAACCTTTGCCGCCCGATGTCCAATTTATCGTCCAAAATTTCGTCGTTCAGGTTCATGGCTTTGAAAAGCAAATCCAATCTTGCGAAGACGAACTCGACAAAGTGCTACCCCTCAGCCATCCGGACATCAAACTTTTGATGACGATTCCAGGATTCGGGCCGGTTCTTTCGAGAATTGTCAAAACGGAAATCTTGGATATCCACAATTTTAGAGTCCCGAAATATCTGATCAGTTATTCCGGACTGGCGCCGATTGACCAGGAGAGTGCCGGCAAAAAGGGCGTTATCAAGCTGAATCGGCATTGCAATTATTATCTCAAATATGCATTCACTGAAGCCGCGCATAATGCCAGAAATCATCCCCATTATAAGCGGAAATACGATTATGACGTAAAGAAACATGGAAAAATAATCGCCAAACTGAACTTGGCGCGCAGATTCGCTAAGACCGTCTTTTGGATGTTGGTCCGCCAACAACCCTACAAATTTTAG
- a CDS encoding RtcB family protein, with protein sequence MKLKKLADYLWEIPQEGNMLAPARIYATEKMLKDILADNAPQQAANVAHLPGIVGYSLAMPDIHWGYGFPIGGVAAFDVNSGVISPGGVGYDINCGVRLMASRLTRDEVEPKIQELVKALFHHVPTGVGSAGKVKLTQKELEEIMTKGAHSAIKNGYGDGDDLEFIEENGKIDGADPSKVSKKASERGRPQLGTLGSGNHFLEVGYVSQIFNARAAEALGLFKDQITVIIHCGSRGFGHQVCEDYIGVMNNAVHKYGITLPDRQLCCAPVNSPEGQSYLGAMRCAINFAFANRQMIAHWTREAFAKAINKAPKYIGLRTVYEVAHNIAKMEEHVFAGKQMTVCVHRKGATRAFPAGHPHIPQAYQEVGQPVLIPGDMGRYSYVLIGADGAMEQTFGSTCHGAGRAMSRHKAKKTAQGRNITRELAEKGIYVMGASRGTIDEEIPEAYKDVSDVVDTCHLAGISRKVAQLRPLGCIKG encoded by the coding sequence ATCAAACTCAAAAAACTTGCCGACTACCTCTGGGAAATTCCCCAGGAGGGAAACATGTTGGCGCCGGCGCGGATTTACGCGACCGAGAAAATGCTCAAAGACATTCTCGCCGACAACGCGCCGCAGCAAGCCGCCAACGTCGCACATTTGCCCGGCATCGTCGGCTATTCGCTTGCCATGCCGGATATTCATTGGGGTTACGGTTTTCCCATCGGTGGCGTGGCCGCGTTCGATGTCAACTCCGGCGTGATTTCGCCTGGAGGCGTTGGCTACGATATCAACTGTGGCGTCAGATTGATGGCCTCCCGTCTCACCCGCGACGAAGTCGAGCCGAAGATTCAAGAACTCGTCAAGGCGCTCTTTCATCACGTGCCGACCGGTGTCGGCTCCGCCGGCAAAGTCAAGCTCACGCAGAAAGAGCTTGAAGAAATCATGACAAAAGGCGCGCACTCGGCGATCAAAAACGGCTATGGCGATGGGGATGATCTTGAGTTCATCGAAGAGAATGGCAAAATCGACGGCGCCGATCCGAGCAAAGTCTCGAAGAAAGCGAGCGAACGGGGTAGACCCCAGCTTGGCACTCTCGGCAGCGGCAATCATTTTCTTGAAGTCGGTTACGTCTCGCAAATCTTCAACGCGCGCGCGGCTGAGGCGCTGGGGCTTTTTAAAGATCAAATTACCGTCATCATTCACTGCGGCTCGCGCGGCTTCGGCCATCAAGTTTGCGAAGATTACATCGGTGTGATGAACAACGCCGTGCACAAATATGGCATCACATTGCCGGATCGCCAGCTTTGCTGCGCGCCGGTGAATTCGCCGGAAGGCCAAAGTTATCTCGGCGCCATGCGCTGCGCGATCAACTTCGCGTTTGCCAATCGCCAGATGATCGCGCATTGGACGCGCGAAGCGTTTGCGAAAGCCATTAACAAAGCGCCGAAATATATCGGCCTGCGCACGGTTTACGAAGTGGCGCACAACATTGCGAAAATGGAAGAACACGTTTTCGCGGGCAAGCAAATGACAGTTTGCGTGCATCGCAAAGGCGCGACGCGCGCGTTTCCGGCTGGACACCCGCACATTCCCCAGGCGTATCAGGAAGTCGGCCAGCCTGTGCTCATTCCTGGCGACATGGGCCGTTATTCTTACGTCCTCATCGGCGCTGATGGCGCCATGGAACAAACCTTTGGCTCGACCTGTCACGGCGCCGGCCGCGCGATGAGCCGCCACAAAGCCAAGAAAACCGCGCAAGGCCGCAACATCACCCGCGAGCTGGCGGAAAAGGGCATCTATGTCATGGGCGCGAGCCGCGGCACGATTGATGAGGAAATTCCCGAAGCCTACAAAGACGTTTCGGATGTCGTGGACACGTGCCATCTGGCCGGCATCTCGCGCAAGGTGGCGCAGCTCAGGCCGTTGGGGTGTATCAAGGGGTAG
- a CDS encoding archease produces MKSEPSFAPIDHTADVGYRLFAPTLAELFAVAGRALFDAITELDSIQLLLERKIEVEAGDVEGLFVAWLSELNFYCITELELYREFIIKKVSPTIVQATARGEKIDPARHVIQTEIKAVTYHELYVRQIENGWEAQVIFDV; encoded by the coding sequence ATGAAATCAGAACCTTCATTTGCGCCGATCGATCACACCGCCGATGTCGGTTACCGCCTGTTCGCGCCGACTTTGGCGGAACTCTTTGCTGTCGCCGGACGTGCTTTGTTTGATGCGATCACCGAGCTTGATTCAATTCAGCTCCTGCTCGAGCGGAAAATCGAAGTCGAAGCCGGCGATGTCGAGGGCTTGTTCGTCGCCTGGCTTTCCGAGCTTAATTTTTACTGCATTACAGAGCTCGAGCTTTATCGTGAATTTATCATCAAAAAAGTTTCGCCGACCATCGTGCAAGCAACGGCCCGCGGTGAAAAAATCGATCCGGCGCGGCACGTGATTCAAACCGAAATCAAGGCCGTGACCTATCACGAGCTTTACGTGCGCCAGATTGAAAACGGTTGGGAAGCGCAGGTGATTTTTGATGTGTAG